The Dokdonella koreensis DS-123 genome has a segment encoding these proteins:
- a CDS encoding YbaB/EbfC family nucleoid-associated protein: MRGPLAGLMQQAQRMQEELKRAQEELADLEVTGQAGGGLVTVVMSGRHEVRRVAIDRKTFADDAEMAEDLIAAAFNDAVNKVAELTQQRMSGLGAGMNLPPGFKLPF, from the coding sequence ATGCGTGGACCCCTTGCCGGCCTGATGCAACAGGCCCAGCGCATGCAGGAAGAACTCAAGCGTGCGCAGGAAGAGCTGGCCGATCTCGAGGTCACCGGCCAGGCCGGCGGCGGCCTGGTGACCGTCGTCATGAGCGGGCGCCACGAGGTGCGCCGCGTCGCGATCGACCGCAAGACCTTCGCCGACGATGCGGAGATGGCCGAGGATCTGATCGCCGCCGCGTTCAACGATGCGGTCAACAAGGTCGCCGAGCTGACCCAGCAGCGCATGAGCGGCCTCGGTGCCGGCATGAACCTGCCGCCCGGCTTCAAGCTGCCGTTCTGA
- the dnaX gene encoding DNA polymerase III subunit gamma/tau — protein sequence MSYQALARKWRPRRFSELVGQEHVVRALSHALDGGRIHHAFLFTGTRGVGKTTIARIFAKSLNCERGQSADPCGVCGVCTEVDAGRFVDLLEIDAASNTGIDNVRELIDNAQYSPSRGRYKVYLIDEVHMLSKSAFNALLKTLEEPPGHVKFLLATTDPQKLPVTVLSRCIKFNLKRLTPEQIGGQIRHILSAETIEGDAEAVEALARAADGSLRDGLSLLDQAIAHGGGVVHAADVHAMLGTVERGRVRLLLEAIAAGDGPALLAEIRRIAEFAPDFAQVLDELASLLHRIQLQQLVATVGEEDAVLAALAARLDPQDVQLWYQMAITGRRDLPLAPTPRTGFEMSLLRMLAFAPAPVGSGDEADGTPRATRAVPPPAAAAVAPSPAPAPAAPRLAEPASPAYAPPPAVSAPAAPAPPAETLSWDALIERAGLRGPLGQLAQHSVLLGIEEGQVRLGVRPEHEHLAAGPLVEVLEARLGEALERKIRVKFERQDGDAAESPAARRARIEAARLRDAEDALRSDPQVQSLIEHFDGRLVQSSIRPSSH from the coding sequence ATGTCCTATCAAGCCCTCGCCCGCAAGTGGCGGCCGCGCCGCTTTTCCGAACTGGTCGGCCAGGAGCACGTCGTGCGCGCGCTCAGTCACGCGCTGGACGGCGGCCGCATCCATCACGCGTTCCTGTTCACCGGCACGCGCGGCGTCGGCAAGACGACGATCGCGCGCATCTTCGCCAAGTCGCTCAACTGCGAGCGCGGCCAGTCGGCCGACCCGTGCGGCGTGTGCGGCGTGTGCACCGAGGTGGACGCGGGCCGCTTCGTCGACCTGCTGGAGATCGACGCGGCCAGCAACACCGGCATCGACAACGTCCGCGAGCTGATCGACAACGCCCAGTATTCCCCGAGCCGCGGCCGCTACAAGGTGTACCTGATCGACGAGGTGCACATGCTGTCCAAGTCGGCGTTCAACGCGCTGCTCAAGACGCTCGAGGAGCCGCCGGGCCACGTGAAGTTCCTGCTGGCCACCACCGATCCGCAGAAGCTCCCGGTGACCGTGCTCTCGCGCTGCATCAAGTTCAATCTCAAGCGCCTGACGCCGGAGCAGATCGGCGGCCAGATACGGCACATCCTGTCGGCCGAGACGATCGAGGGCGACGCCGAGGCGGTCGAGGCGCTGGCGCGGGCGGCGGACGGTTCGCTGCGCGACGGCCTCTCGCTGCTCGACCAGGCGATCGCGCACGGCGGCGGCGTGGTCCACGCGGCCGATGTCCATGCCATGCTCGGCACGGTCGAGCGTGGCCGGGTGCGCCTGCTGCTGGAGGCGATCGCGGCCGGTGACGGCCCGGCCTTGCTCGCCGAGATCCGCCGCATCGCCGAGTTCGCGCCGGATTTCGCCCAGGTGCTCGACGAGCTGGCGTCGCTGCTGCACCGGATCCAGCTGCAGCAGCTGGTCGCGACCGTGGGCGAGGAGGACGCAGTCCTCGCCGCACTGGCGGCGCGACTCGACCCGCAGGACGTGCAGCTGTGGTACCAGATGGCGATCACCGGGCGCCGCGACCTGCCGTTGGCGCCGACGCCGCGCACCGGTTTCGAGATGAGCCTGCTGCGCATGCTGGCGTTCGCACCGGCGCCGGTGGGAAGTGGCGATGAGGCCGACGGGACGCCGCGCGCGACGCGCGCGGTGCCGCCGCCGGCCGCCGCCGCGGTCGCACCTTCGCCCGCGCCCGCGCCCGCCGCGCCGCGTCTGGCCGAACCGGCGTCGCCCGCATACGCCCCGCCGCCGGCCGTATCGGCGCCCGCTGCGCCGGCGCCGCCGGCCGAAACGCTTTCGTGGGATGCGCTGATCGAACGGGCGGGTCTGCGCGGTCCCCTGGGCCAGCTCGCGCAGCATTCGGTGCTGCTCGGCATCGAGGAGGGCCAGGTCCGGCTGGGCGTGCGGCCCGAGCACGAGCACCTGGCGGCCGGCCCCCTGGTCGAGGTGCTCGAGGCGCGCCTCGGCGAGGCGCTCGAGCGGAAGATCCGCGTGAAGTTCGAGCGCCAGGACGGCGACGCCGCCGAAAGCCCGGCGGCCCGGCGCGCCCGCATCGAGGCGGCACGGCTGCGCGACGCCGAGGACGCGCTGCGCAGCGATCCGCAGGTGCAGTCGTTGATCGAGCATTTCGACGGGCGTCTGGTGCAGAGTTCGATCCGCCCGTCCAGTCACTAG
- a CDS encoding reprolysin-like metallopeptidase translates to MHFDLPKKAIFALLALVWLVAGSVHAAPDTRAFWLDAQARPLAAQAPRPASYRALQLDVAGIRAALAAPGATLALPHPTGGFTEFTLADSGTMPPELAARYPEIRSYVGVDGRGNRARIDISPLGVNAMVFERSSGNGIWVVRPDMPGEGSDYLSFYRKELAVPEGMFSCGVHAEIDPSGQSLIDPEPTTETGIARRTYRAAVAANRQYTNAVGGGTVAGGLAAVVVAMNRVNEVYENDFSVHMTLIANNDTIIYTNENPGPYSNSGAAIDQNQSNLDSVIGSANYDIGHVFTTGSGGIAGLGVVCRNGQKALGTTGLGSPLGDVFYIDYVAHEMGHQFGGNHTFNATTNSCGGGNRAASAAYEPGSGSTIQAYAGICGTQNLQSNSDAYFHAESLREMGNYISAGVGSSCAVSVPNPNTPPVVNVQAARTIPANTPFELAGSASGAGAGATYTWEQYDRGAVNNNFNVDPGTGPIIRSLLPATSPHRFVPRMDQLVAGTTLRGEILPTTNRTLTFRLTARDNANGGGTTGSADVVHTVVATAGPFTVAGPAAGSTWNYLDGAGTASVTWNVANTDVPPVACSNVDIDLSRDGGLTYPVSLALNVPNSGSATVPVPNEMTAQARVKVRCANNIFFNISPGNFTIAGGSDDLFADGFDGEGGTVPPTLAKAFSPDTVATGAASTLTITLANANATAATLTAALTDTFPTGLVVATPPAASTTCGGTLGAVAGTGSVSLGSGATIPAGASCTVVVNVQSAVAGSYENTLAAGALQTDLGANAAPATATLTVTEETGACPAQLLQDPGFEATEDDGGDNPFWASSTTQGDSTFWSPLGGATVHAGSWTAWFGGYGTVTTETHEFSQTVTIPASGAATLKYWRRIDRTGTNSNVVTFTVDGTVVRTENLVTLGTSGWTEQSIDLSTYADGQPHLVKVSYTHSGGGQDANYFIDDVTLDCSP, encoded by the coding sequence ATGCATTTCGATCTACCTAAGAAGGCGATCTTCGCCTTGCTGGCGCTCGTTTGGCTCGTCGCCGGCAGCGTCCACGCGGCGCCCGACACGCGCGCCTTCTGGCTCGACGCCCAGGCCCGGCCGCTGGCCGCGCAAGCGCCCCGCCCCGCCAGCTACCGCGCCCTGCAGCTGGACGTCGCGGGCATCCGGGCCGCGCTGGCGGCCCCCGGTGCCACGCTGGCGCTGCCGCACCCGACCGGCGGCTTCACCGAGTTCACGCTGGCCGACTCGGGCACGATGCCGCCCGAACTGGCCGCCCGCTATCCGGAAATCCGCAGCTACGTCGGCGTCGACGGCCGCGGCAACCGCGCGCGTATCGACATCTCGCCGCTCGGCGTCAACGCGATGGTGTTCGAGCGCAGCAGCGGCAACGGCATCTGGGTGGTGCGACCGGACATGCCCGGCGAAGGCAGCGACTACCTGAGCTTCTACCGCAAGGAGCTGGCCGTGCCCGAAGGCATGTTCAGCTGCGGCGTGCATGCCGAGATCGATCCGTCCGGCCAGAGCCTGATCGATCCGGAGCCCACCACCGAGACCGGCATCGCCCGCCGCACCTACCGGGCCGCGGTCGCGGCCAACCGGCAGTACACCAATGCCGTCGGCGGCGGCACCGTGGCCGGCGGCCTGGCGGCCGTGGTCGTCGCGATGAACCGCGTCAACGAAGTCTACGAGAACGACTTCTCGGTCCACATGACCCTGATCGCCAACAACGACACGATCATCTACACCAACGAGAACCCGGGCCCGTACAGCAACAGCGGCGCGGCGATCGACCAGAACCAGAGCAACCTGGACAGCGTGATCGGCAGCGCCAACTACGACATCGGCCACGTGTTCACGACCGGCAGCGGCGGCATCGCCGGCCTCGGCGTGGTCTGCCGCAACGGCCAGAAGGCGCTCGGCACCACCGGCCTGGGCAGCCCGCTCGGCGACGTCTTCTACATCGACTACGTCGCCCACGAGATGGGCCACCAGTTCGGCGGCAACCACACCTTCAACGCCACCACCAACAGCTGCGGCGGCGGCAACCGCGCGGCGTCGGCCGCCTACGAGCCGGGCAGCGGATCGACGATCCAGGCCTATGCCGGCATCTGCGGCACGCAGAACCTGCAATCCAACTCCGATGCCTACTTCCACGCCGAAAGCCTGCGCGAGATGGGCAACTACATCAGCGCCGGCGTCGGTTCCTCGTGCGCGGTCAGCGTGCCGAACCCGAATACGCCGCCGGTCGTGAACGTCCAGGCCGCCCGCACGATCCCGGCCAACACGCCGTTCGAGCTGGCCGGCTCGGCCAGCGGCGCCGGCGCCGGCGCGACCTACACCTGGGAGCAGTACGACCGCGGCGCGGTCAACAACAACTTCAACGTCGATCCCGGCACCGGCCCGATCATCCGCTCGCTGCTGCCGGCGACGTCGCCCCACCGCTTCGTTCCGCGCATGGACCAGCTGGTCGCCGGCACGACGCTGCGCGGCGAGATCCTGCCGACCACCAACCGCACGCTGACCTTCCGCCTGACCGCGCGCGACAACGCCAACGGCGGCGGCACCACCGGCAGCGCCGACGTCGTCCACACCGTCGTCGCCACGGCCGGACCGTTCACGGTCGCAGGCCCGGCCGCCGGCAGCACCTGGAACTACCTCGACGGCGCCGGCACCGCCAGCGTGACCTGGAACGTCGCCAACACCGACGTACCGCCGGTGGCCTGCTCCAATGTCGACATCGACCTGTCCCGCGACGGCGGCCTGACCTATCCGGTGTCGCTCGCGCTCAACGTGCCGAACAGCGGCAGCGCCACGGTGCCGGTACCGAACGAGATGACCGCCCAGGCCCGCGTCAAGGTGCGCTGCGCGAACAACATCTTCTTCAACATCTCGCCGGGCAACTTCACGATCGCCGGTGGCAGCGACGACCTGTTCGCCGACGGCTTCGACGGCGAGGGCGGTACGGTGCCGCCGACGCTGGCCAAGGCGTTCTCGCCCGATACCGTCGCGACCGGCGCCGCCAGCACGCTGACGATCACGCTGGCCAACGCCAATGCGACCGCGGCGACGCTGACCGCGGCGCTGACCGATACGTTCCCGACCGGCCTGGTCGTAGCCACCCCGCCGGCCGCCTCGACGACCTGCGGCGGTACGCTGGGTGCCGTCGCCGGCACCGGCTCGGTCAGCCTGGGCAGCGGTGCGACGATCCCGGCGGGCGCGTCCTGCACCGTCGTCGTGAACGTCCAGTCCGCCGTGGCCGGCAGCTACGAGAACACGCTCGCCGCCGGCGCGCTGCAGACCGACCTCGGCGCCAACGCGGCACCGGCGACCGCCACCCTGACGGTGACCGAGGAGACCGGCGCCTGCCCGGCCCAGTTGCTGCAGGACCCCGGCTTCGAGGCCACCGAGGACGACGGCGGCGACAACCCGTTCTGGGCCTCCAGCACGACGCAGGGCGACTCCACGTTCTGGAGCCCGCTCGGCGGCGCCACCGTGCACGCAGGCTCGTGGACCGCCTGGTTCGGCGGCTACGGCACCGTGACCACCGAGACCCACGAGTTCTCGCAGACCGTGACGATCCCGGCCAGCGGCGCGGCCACGCTCAAGTACTGGCGGCGGATCGACCGCACCGGCACCAACAGCAACGTCGTCACCTTCACCGTCGACGGCACCGTGGTCCGCACCGAGAACCTCGTCACCCTCGGCACCTCCGGCTGGACCGAGCAGAGCATCGACCTGTCCACCTATGCCGACGGCCAGCCGCACCTGGTCAAGGTCAGCTACACCCACAGCGGCGGCGGCCAGGACGCGAACTACTTCATCGACGACGTCACGCTCGACTGCAGCCCCTGA
- a CDS encoding PQQ-dependent sugar dehydrogenase, giving the protein MRTLIALTALALAGCGARPTGGGEAAAAPVASPNWPATPATETLTSEKGPFRVTELVTGLVHPWSLAFLPDGRMLVTERPGRLRIIGNGAVSAPLAGVPAVYGEGQGGLLDVAVSPQFAEDRLVYLSYAEADGDNAGTAVARARLEGDALQGLTVIYRQSPKLSQGAHFGSRLVFDDQGFLFVTQGEHNKRAMAQDLDKLQGKLVRLRPDGSVPDDNPFVGRPYARPAIWSYGHRNMQGAALHPVTRALWTSEHGPRGGDELNIPQAGRNYGWPIITYGINYSGLPIPEAKGEAADGLEQPLHYWKVSPGLSGMAFLADGGSAWNGNLFLGALATRELIRLELDGDRVAHEERLLTARKWRIRDVRQGPDGKLYVLTDEDDGRLLRIDPPGSTP; this is encoded by the coding sequence ATGCGTACCCTGATCGCCCTGACCGCGCTGGCGCTGGCCGGCTGCGGTGCGCGCCCGACCGGCGGCGGCGAGGCGGCCGCGGCCCCTGTCGCCTCGCCGAACTGGCCGGCCACGCCGGCCACCGAAACGCTCACCAGCGAGAAGGGCCCGTTCCGGGTGACCGAACTGGTCACCGGCCTGGTCCATCCCTGGAGCCTGGCCTTCCTGCCCGATGGCCGCATGCTGGTCACCGAGCGACCGGGACGCCTGCGCATCATCGGCAACGGCGCGGTGTCGGCGCCGCTGGCCGGCGTGCCGGCGGTCTACGGCGAGGGCCAGGGCGGCCTGCTCGACGTGGCGGTCTCGCCGCAGTTCGCCGAGGACCGGCTGGTCTACCTGTCCTACGCCGAGGCCGACGGCGACAACGCCGGCACGGCCGTCGCGCGCGCGCGCCTGGAAGGCGATGCGCTGCAAGGGCTGACCGTCATCTACCGGCAGTCGCCGAAGCTCTCCCAGGGCGCGCATTTCGGCTCGCGGCTGGTGTTCGACGACCAGGGTTTTCTGTTCGTCACCCAGGGCGAGCACAACAAGCGCGCGATGGCGCAGGACCTGGACAAGCTGCAAGGCAAGCTGGTGCGGCTGCGGCCGGACGGCAGCGTGCCCGACGACAACCCGTTCGTCGGCCGCCCGTATGCCCGTCCCGCGATCTGGTCGTATGGCCATCGCAACATGCAGGGCGCCGCGCTGCACCCGGTCACGCGCGCGCTGTGGACCAGCGAGCACGGCCCGCGCGGCGGTGACGAGCTCAACATCCCGCAGGCAGGCAGGAACTACGGCTGGCCGATCATCACCTACGGCATCAACTATTCGGGCCTGCCGATTCCCGAGGCCAAGGGCGAGGCGGCCGATGGCCTGGAGCAGCCGCTGCACTACTGGAAGGTCTCGCCCGGGCTGAGCGGCATGGCGTTCCTGGCCGACGGCGGATCGGCCTGGAACGGCAACCTGTTCCTCGGCGCGCTGGCGACCCGCGAGCTGATCCGCCTCGAACTCGACGGCGACCGCGTCGCCCACGAGGAACGCCTGCTCACGGCACGCAAGTGGCGCATCCGCGACGTGCGCCAGGGACCGGATGGAAAGCTGTACGTCCTGACCGACGAGGACGACGGCCGGCTGCTGCGTATCGACCCACCCGGAAGCACGCCTTGA
- a CDS encoding TIGR03862 family flavoprotein, which translates to MTARLAIVGGGPAGLMAAEAAVAHGIRVDLYERMGSVGRKFLLAGKGGLNLTHSDPRGRFDARYGARSGEIGRWLDAFDADALRAWARALGVETFVGSSGRVFPADLKAAPLLRAWLRRLRAAGVGFHVHHRWLGWDADGGLRFETPQGETTITTDAVVLALGGGSWPILGSDGAWVPLLERRGIAVADLAPANCGFDVDWSAHFSTRHAGAPLKPVALLWHAPDGTAQRLQGECVITAGGIEGSLVYALSALLRDTIAARGEATIALDLAPGRDQARLAHDLARPRGARSLAEHLRRQAGITGVKAGLLRERLDADALQDPQRIAAAIKRLPLTLRRPRPLAEAISTAGGVRLEDLDGNLMLQRLPGVFCAGEMLDWEAPTGGYLLTACFASGHLAGEGAARWLGPSARPIGEPSVSSP; encoded by the coding sequence ATGACGGCCCGGCTTGCGATCGTCGGCGGCGGGCCGGCCGGCCTGATGGCCGCCGAAGCCGCCGTCGCCCACGGCATCCGGGTGGACCTGTACGAACGCATGGGCTCGGTCGGGCGCAAGTTCCTGCTGGCCGGCAAGGGCGGGCTCAACCTGACGCATTCGGATCCGCGCGGACGCTTCGACGCGCGCTACGGCGCGCGCAGCGGCGAGATCGGCCGCTGGCTCGACGCGTTCGACGCCGATGCGCTGCGCGCCTGGGCACGGGCGCTCGGCGTGGAAACCTTCGTCGGCAGCTCCGGACGCGTCTTCCCGGCCGATCTCAAGGCCGCCCCGCTGCTGCGCGCCTGGCTGCGCCGCCTGCGCGCCGCCGGCGTCGGCTTCCATGTCCATCACCGCTGGCTCGGCTGGGACGCCGATGGCGGCCTGCGGTTCGAGACGCCGCAGGGCGAGACCACGATCACCACCGACGCCGTCGTCCTCGCGCTCGGTGGCGGCAGCTGGCCGATCCTCGGTTCCGACGGGGCCTGGGTCCCCCTGCTCGAACGACGCGGTATCGCGGTCGCCGACCTGGCACCGGCCAACTGCGGCTTCGACGTGGACTGGTCGGCGCATTTCTCGACGCGCCATGCCGGCGCGCCGCTCAAGCCGGTCGCGCTCCTGTGGCACGCCCCCGACGGCACGGCGCAGCGCCTGCAGGGCGAGTGCGTGATCACGGCCGGCGGCATCGAGGGCAGTCTGGTCTATGCGCTCTCGGCGCTGCTGCGCGACACGATCGCCGCGCGTGGGGAAGCGACGATCGCACTGGACCTGGCGCCCGGACGCGACCAGGCACGTCTGGCGCATGACCTGGCCCGTCCGCGCGGGGCGCGCTCGCTGGCCGAGCACCTGCGGCGCCAGGCCGGCATCACCGGCGTCAAGGCCGGCCTGCTGCGCGAGCGGCTCGACGCGGACGCGCTGCAGGATCCGCAACGGATCGCCGCGGCGATCAAGCGGCTGCCGCTGACGCTGCGCCGGCCGCGGCCGCTCGCCGAAGCGATCAGCACCGCCGGCGGCGTGCGCCTGGAGGATCTCGACGGGAACCTGATGCTGCAGCGCCTGCCCGGCGTGTTCTGCGCCGGCGAGATGCTCGACTGGGAAGCGCCGACCGGCGGCTACCTGCTGACCGCGTGCTTCGCCAGCGGGCATCTCGCCGGCGAAGGCGCCGCCCGCTGGCTCGGCCCGTCTGCCCGGCCGATCGGCGAGCCGTCCGTTTCGTCTCCCTGA
- a CDS encoding ArnT family glycosyltransferase yields MSTSPATPTTSRARPAIAWIAAIAVVMAFAFLGSRGIWDPDEGRYTNVALNMLDSGDWLNPQRTDDTGHWTKPPLTYWLIAASVAAFGQNPWAARLPIALSYLACVYLVWRLGRRLLPGSESTAATIYATLLLPLGAAQLITTDFPLTALQTLAVTAFVEARFGQGRAYGWLALMWLAFALAFLTKGPPGLLPLLAIVVYQFLLPQPGGRRVLSISGLVIFVVVALPWFVAVTTRHAGLLDYFVGAEIAGRIASPDFGRHPEWYGWLQIYAPTLVLGSLPWTGTLWRWVRTLPADLRRWRDPAVRREQAPLLLLTVWVLVPLLVFCIARSRLPLYLLPLFGPLALLAARQRHRDGAARPLGAWLAGWVLLALVLKAAAAYWPTHKDASVWAAAIRERAPVPVTEIVFVEDMARYGIHLHLDAEVEKISLQPIDGPRFNPEYDEDLATELRESEGEPGAIWIAKSERLAQIRAAIDANGHVLEPLGTPFRGRTLFTVHRKGAAPAAAPGADPAAADRDGRQ; encoded by the coding sequence GTGTCGACCTCCCCTGCCACGCCGACGACGTCGCGGGCGCGCCCCGCCATTGCCTGGATCGCGGCGATCGCCGTGGTGATGGCGTTTGCGTTCCTCGGCAGCCGCGGCATCTGGGATCCGGACGAGGGGCGCTACACCAACGTCGCGCTGAACATGCTCGACAGCGGCGATTGGCTGAACCCGCAGCGTACCGACGATACCGGCCACTGGACCAAGCCGCCGCTGACCTATTGGCTGATCGCCGCCAGCGTCGCCGCGTTCGGCCAGAATCCCTGGGCGGCGCGCCTGCCGATCGCGCTCTCCTATCTGGCGTGCGTGTATCTGGTCTGGCGCCTGGGGCGGCGCCTGCTGCCGGGCAGCGAATCCACCGCCGCGACGATCTACGCCACCCTGCTGCTGCCGCTCGGCGCGGCCCAGCTGATCACGACGGACTTTCCGCTGACGGCACTGCAGACATTGGCGGTGACGGCCTTCGTCGAGGCGCGTTTCGGTCAGGGGCGGGCCTACGGATGGCTGGCCCTGATGTGGCTCGCGTTCGCGCTGGCCTTCCTGACCAAGGGTCCCCCGGGCCTGCTGCCGCTGCTGGCGATCGTCGTCTACCAGTTCCTGCTTCCGCAGCCCGGCGGCCGCCGCGTGCTCAGCATCAGCGGCCTGGTGATCTTCGTCGTGGTCGCCCTGCCCTGGTTCGTCGCCGTCACCACGCGCCACGCCGGCCTGCTCGACTACTTCGTGGGCGCCGAGATCGCCGGGCGCATCGCCAGCCCCGACTTCGGCCGCCACCCGGAATGGTATGGCTGGCTGCAGATCTATGCACCGACCCTGGTCCTGGGGTCGCTGCCGTGGACGGGCACCCTGTGGCGCTGGGTGAGGACGCTGCCGGCCGACCTGCGCCGCTGGCGCGATCCCGCCGTCCGTCGCGAACAGGCGCCGTTGCTGCTGCTGACGGTGTGGGTACTGGTACCGCTGCTGGTCTTCTGCATCGCGCGATCACGCCTGCCGCTGTACCTGTTGCCGCTGTTCGGCCCGCTGGCGCTGCTGGCGGCACGGCAACGGCACCGCGACGGCGCAGCCCGGCCGCTCGGCGCCTGGCTGGCGGGATGGGTCCTGCTGGCCCTGGTGCTGAAGGCCGCGGCCGCGTACTGGCCGACGCACAAGGACGCTTCGGTGTGGGCCGCGGCGATCCGCGAACGGGCACCGGTCCCGGTCACCGAGATCGTGTTCGTCGAGGACATGGCCCGCTACGGCATCCATCTGCACCTGGATGCCGAGGTCGAGAAGATCTCGCTGCAGCCGATCGACGGACCGCGCTTCAATCCCGAGTACGACGAAGACCTGGCGACCGAACTGCGCGAAAGCGAAGGCGAGCCCGGCGCGATCTGGATCGCCAAGAGCGAACGGCTGGCCCAGATCCGGGCGGCGATCGACGCGAACGGCCATGTCCTCGAACCGCTCGGAACGCCGTTCCGGGGACGCACGCTGTTCACGGTGCACCGGAAAGGCGCCGCGCCCGCGGCGGCGCCGGGCGCGGATCCCGCCGCAGCGGACCGCGACGGCCGTCAGTAG
- the lpxL gene encoding LpxL/LpxP family Kdo(2)-lipid IV(A) lauroyl/palmitoleoyl acyltransferase, with translation MSVPSVSPVSSLVHPRHWLSWLGVGAIAVMARLPYRLLLVLGGAAGWLAARLLRSRRRVAERNLALCFPELGAAERAALLEENLRDTGRMLAEFALAWMGTDRALARVPMTLDGLEHLEAAHRAGRGVLLVGAHFSHLELCARLVSQRLRIAGMYRVMDNPVFERAVLRARLRYAVTMFTKEEIRQTVRHLRDGGAIWYAPDQDMRGKDSVFVPFFGIPASTITATHHLARLGQAAVIPFFHRRLPGGGYALRLEAPLADFPSDDPVADTARVNAAIERMVREAPSQYLWIHKRFKTRPPGAPPVY, from the coding sequence ATGAGCGTCCCCTCCGTTTCACCAGTGTCCTCCCTGGTCCATCCGCGCCACTGGCTCTCCTGGCTCGGCGTCGGCGCGATCGCGGTCATGGCGCGGCTGCCGTACCGGCTGCTGCTGGTCCTGGGCGGCGCGGCCGGCTGGCTGGCGGCGCGGCTGCTGCGCTCGCGCCGGCGCGTCGCCGAGCGCAACCTGGCGCTGTGCTTCCCGGAGCTGGGGGCCGCGGAACGTGCCGCGCTGCTGGAGGAGAACCTGCGCGACACCGGCCGCATGCTGGCCGAGTTCGCGCTGGCCTGGATGGGGACCGATCGCGCGCTGGCGCGGGTCCCGATGACGCTCGACGGACTGGAGCACCTGGAGGCGGCCCATCGCGCCGGTCGCGGCGTGCTGCTGGTCGGCGCGCATTTCTCGCACCTGGAACTGTGCGCGCGGCTGGTTTCGCAGCGGCTGCGCATCGCCGGCATGTACCGCGTCATGGACAACCCGGTCTTCGAGCGGGCCGTGCTGCGCGCGCGCCTGCGCTACGCGGTGACGATGTTCACCAAGGAAGAGATCCGCCAGACCGTGCGCCACCTGCGCGACGGGGGCGCGATCTGGTATGCGCCCGACCAGGACATGCGCGGCAAGGACAGCGTCTTCGTCCCGTTCTTCGGCATCCCCGCCTCGACGATCACCGCCACCCATCACCTGGCGCGCCTGGGGCAGGCGGCGGTGATCCCGTTCTTCCACCGCCGCCTGCCCGGCGGCGGCTATGCGCTGCGGCTGGAAGCGCCGCTGGCCGATTTCCCGAGCGACGATCCGGTGGCCGACACTGCGCGCGTCAATGCGGCGATCGAACGGATGGTGCGCGAAGCCCCATCGCAGTACCTGTGGATCCACAAGCGCTTCAAGACCCGGCCGCCGGGCGCGCCGCCGGTCTACTGA